The DNA sequence TGGCCGAGCGCGATTCGGCTGGTGCGGTGACGCTGATCGTGTCGGAAGGAATGACCTGCGCGGACGCGCAGTCTGCTGCGATGAAGAGAGCGAGCAACACGGATACCGCCATGACCAAGGCTCGAGCGGTATGCCGAATCGTCCTCACCATCGCCCCCTTCCCGTACACATAGACACCGGTCCCTATTGTGTCCATGAGATCGTGACCATTTGCAAGTCGCTATGTAATCAACTTGTGAACGTGGGGTCATCGAACAGGACTGTTTGGTTCCGGGCGCCCCGGTCGGCGCTGGCGCGAAACGGTTCTCCGGTCACGCCGGGTGGCGCGAAAAATTTAATTCATCGAACAATGAATAAGTTATTCATAAGGACGCACAAGGGCTGTGGACAGGGACCCTGGGGGATGAGCCATCCGTGCGAGGATGGCGAGAAACAGGCATACGCCGCACAGCGCACAGCACACAGCACAGCACGAGCCGCTCAGGCATGAGGAGAGCCGCACTATGACGGAGAAGGTCGCCGTGCTCGGCACGGGAAAGATCGGCGAAGCCCTTCTCAGCGGAATGATCCGAGGCGGCTGGGCGCCGTCCGATCTGCTGGTCACCGCCCGCCGTCCCGAGCGAGCCGAGGAACTCCGCTCGCGCTACGGCGTCGAGGCCGTCTCCAACCCGGAGGCCGCCAAGTCCGCCGACACCCTCATCCTCACCGTCAAACCGCAGGACATGGGCACCCTGCTCGATGAGCTCGCCCCGCACGTCCCCGCCGACCGGCTGGTCATCTCCGGCGCCGCCGGCATCCCCACCTCCTTCTTCGAGGCGCGCCTGGCCGCCGGCACCCCGGTCGTCCGCGTGATGACCAACACCCCCGCGCTGGTCGACGAGGCCATGTCCGTCATCTCGGCGGGCAGCCATGCCACCGAGGAGCACCTGGCCCACACCGAGGCCATCTTCGGCGGCGTCGGCAAGACACTGCGCGTCCCCGAGTCCCAGCAGGACGCCGCGACCGCCCTCTCCGGCTCCGGCCCGGCCTACTTCTACTTCCTCGTCGAGGCGATGACCGACGCGGGCATCCTGCTGGGCCTGCCCCGCGACAAGGCCCACGACCTGATCGTCCAGGCGGCCATCGGCGCGGCGGTGATGCTGCGCGACAGCGATCAGCACCCGGTCCGGCTGCGTGAGGCCGTGACCTCTCCGGCGGGCACCACCATCAACGCCATCCGCGAACTGGAGCGCCACGGGGTGCGCGCCGCGCTGATCGCCGCACTGGAGGCGGCCCGCGACCGCAGCCGCGAGCTCGCCTCCGGCAACAGCTGACGCCGACGGGGCGGCGTCCCGCCGGTCCGCCCCGTCACCCCGTCGACCGGTCGATCAAGCGGGTGGCAGCAGTCCGATCGCCGCGTACGCCTCGTCCACCCGGGGCCGAGCCAGTCCACGCGCCCGCTCGGCCCCGGCCCGCAGCACCCCGTCCACATACGACGGATCGGCGCACAGCTCCGCATGCCGGGCCCGGATCGGCCGCAGCAGTTCCAGCACCGCCTCCGCCGTGGCCTGTTTCAGCGCCCCGTACGAGGTGAACTCCCCGGCCAGCGTCTCCGGCTTACCGTCGGTGCACGAGGCGAGCACCTCCAGCAGATTGGTCACCCCCGGCTGCTCCGTCCGGTCGTACCGCACCTCGGTTCCGCTGTCCGTGACGGCCCGCATGATCTTCTTCCGCACCACGTCCGGCTCATCGAGCAGATAGACGATGCCCGCGGTCTCGGCGTGCGACTTCCCCATCTTGGAGGTCGGGTCCTGGAGATCCATCACCCGCGCCGAGACCTGCGGACGGGTCGCCCGCGGCACGGTGAAGACCGGTCCGTACCGCTGGTTGAACCGCTGAGCCAGGTCCCGGGCCAGCTCGACATGCTGCACCTGGTCGTCGCCGACCGGCACCTCATGCGTTCCGTACGCGAGGATGTCGGCCGCCATCAGCGCCGGATAGGTGAGCAGCGACAGCCGTACGCTCCCTCCCCGCGCCTGCTCCCGCGGGGCTTTCTCCTTGTACTGGATCATCCGCCGCATCTCGCCGTCGGTGGCGGTGCACTCCATCAGATAGGACAGCCGTGCGTGCTCGTCCACATGGCTCTGGACGAACAGCGTGCAGCGCTCGGGATCGAGCCCCGAGGCCAGCAGCAGCGTGGCGGCCTGCCGGGTGAGCCGCCGCACCCGCGCCGGATCGTGCTCCACCGTGAGCGCGTGCAGATCGACGACGCAGAACAGCGCATCGGCCCGGTGCTGGTCCTCCTGAACCCACCGGCGTACGGCTCCGAGGTAATTGCCGAGGGTCAGATGTCCGGTGGGCTTGACCCCGCTGAAGATCCGGCGCTGTGTCGTCTTCGTCTGTGTCATCTCTCCGTCGTCTCCCGCTGT is a window from the Streptomyces luomodiensis genome containing:
- the proC gene encoding pyrroline-5-carboxylate reductase, translated to MTEKVAVLGTGKIGEALLSGMIRGGWAPSDLLVTARRPERAEELRSRYGVEAVSNPEAAKSADTLILTVKPQDMGTLLDELAPHVPADRLVISGAAGIPTSFFEARLAAGTPVVRVMTNTPALVDEAMSVISAGSHATEEHLAHTEAIFGGVGKTLRVPESQQDAATALSGSGPAYFYFLVEAMTDAGILLGLPRDKAHDLIVQAAIGAAVMLRDSDQHPVRLREAVTSPAGTTINAIRELERHGVRAALIAALEAARDRSRELASGNS
- the trpS gene encoding tryptophan--tRNA ligase; amino-acid sequence: MTQTKTTQRRIFSGVKPTGHLTLGNYLGAVRRWVQEDQHRADALFCVVDLHALTVEHDPARVRRLTRQAATLLLASGLDPERCTLFVQSHVDEHARLSYLMECTATDGEMRRMIQYKEKAPREQARGGSVRLSLLTYPALMAADILAYGTHEVPVGDDQVQHVELARDLAQRFNQRYGPVFTVPRATRPQVSARVMDLQDPTSKMGKSHAETAGIVYLLDEPDVVRKKIMRAVTDSGTEVRYDRTEQPGVTNLLEVLASCTDGKPETLAGEFTSYGALKQATAEAVLELLRPIRARHAELCADPSYVDGVLRAGAERARGLARPRVDEAYAAIGLLPPA